From a single Apium graveolens cultivar Ventura chromosome 2, ASM990537v1, whole genome shotgun sequence genomic region:
- the LOC141708035 gene encoding ABC transporter B family member 11-like isoform X1: MNAINVNLGCSATVSRSVQVDRNPENSSKEKERKRGGSVPFYKLFSFADSTDVILMILGTIGAVGHGLCNPLMTILVGQMTDAFGQNLFSNNVVHEVSKVSLKYVYLGLGAGVGVFFQMACWIVTGERQAARIRSLYLKNILRQDVTFFDVETNTGEVIARMSGDTILIQDAMGEKVGRCVQLFTTFIAGFVIAFSKGWLLTLVMLSAIPLLILGAGIMTLFISKIAVREQTAYAKAATVVEQTIGSIRTVASFTGERRALVSFSNSLADVYKLRVKEGLITGIGFGVVISILFYNYALAVWFGAKMILEKGYTGGDVFNVILGVLFGSTSLGQASPCIGAFASGKAAAFKMFETINRNPEIDAYDTRGKKFDDIRGDVELRDVFFSYPARKNEQIFSGFSLFIPNGTTAALVGQSGSGKSTVISLIERFYDPQAGEVLIDGTNLKEFQIKWIRGKISLVSQEPVLFAATIRENIAYGKDGATTKEIEAAVELANARKFINDLPQGLDTMVGEHGTQLSGGQKQRVAIARAILKDPRILLLDEATSALDAESERIVQEALDKIMANRTTIMVAHRLSTVRNANMIAVIHNGKVIEKGSHSDLLKNPEGAYTQLLLLQEVSSEDIDAQDTSDITFSGRQLSQRMSFHRSLSQGSSTVGNSSRRSLSLSFRLPTGLGVSEIEIGEPAAPIKEKSEKSQKVPLRRLAYLNKPEIPVLMLGSIFAIVGGTILPIFGILISGMIKTFYEPPHEMRKDSKLWSLVFVGLGLATVLVFPGRSYFFAVAGSKLVRRIRSMCFEKVVRMEVGWFDEHENSSGAISARLYADAATVSALVGDTLAQIVQDAATAVTGLVIAFTACWQLALIFFALLPFVGVNEYVQVKFRKGFGADSKLMYEEASQVANDAVGSIRTVASFCAEEKVMALYKRKCEAPLGAGIRQGLITGCGVGISFTSLFCVHATTFYAGARLVQDGKTTFTNVFRVFFVLTMAATGISQSGSFATDKSKASTATTSIFSILDRKSKIDPCDESGMILDNVKGNIELRNIDFSYPTRPDVQIFQDLNLKIHSGKTIALVGESGSGKSTVISLLQRFYEPNSGYILLDGIEIQKFQVKWLRQQMGLVSQEPALFNETIRANIAYGKEGGATEAEIMNASMLANAHNFICGLQQGYDTVVGERGIQLSGGQKQRVAIARAIIKNPKILLLDEATSALDAESERVVQNALDSVMVHRTTVVVAHRLSTIRGADMIAVVKNGVIVEKGKHESLMNIKDGVYASLVALQTNTSS; this comes from the exons ATGAATGCCATAAATGTTAATTTGGGATGTTCTG CAACCGTATCAAGAAGCGTACAAGTTGACAGGAATCCTGAGAATTCTAGtaaagaaaaggaaagaaagagAGGGGGATCTGTCCCTTTCTACAAGCTTTTCTCTTTTGCCGATTCCACAGATGTGATCTTGATGATTCTTGGTACAATCGGTGCTGTTGGCCATGGCTTATGTAATCCTCTCATGACTATTCTTGTAGGACAAATGACTGATGCTTTCGGTCAAAATCTGTTTAGCAACAATGTGGTCCATGAAGTTTCCAAG GTGTCGCTGAAATATGTGTATCTCGGATTAGGAGCAGGCGTGGGAGTATTCTTCC AGATGGCTTGCTGGATTGTCACAGGAGAGAGACAGGCTGCAAGGATAAGGAGCCTCTATCTCAAAAATATTCTGAGACAAGATGTCACTTTCTTTGACGTCGAAACAAATACAGGAGAAGTTATTGCTCGGATGTCTGGTGACACTATTCTCATACAAGATGCTATGGGCGAGAAG GTTGGTAGATGTGTACAATTGTTCACGACATTCATCGCAGGCTTTGTCATAGCTTTCAGTAAAGGATGGCTTCTCACACTTGTCATGTTGTCTGCTATTCCTCTCCTTATATTAGGTGCTGGAATTATGACACTTTTCATTTCTAAGATAGCTGTACGTGAACAAACCGCTTATGCAAAAGCAGCAACCGTAGTTGAACAGACAATTGGTTCAATTCGAACA GTTGCATCATTCACCGGAGAAAGACGAGCACTGGTCAGTTTCAGCAACTCTCTTGCAGATGTATATAAACTACGTGTAAAAGAAGGCTTGATTACCGGAATAGGTTTTGGTGTAGTCATCTCTATTTTATTCTACAATTACGCCTTAGCTGTATGGTTTGGTGCAAAAATGATACTGGAAAAAGGATACACGGGTGGCGACGTATTTAATGTTATTCTTGGTGTGCTGTTTGGCTCCAC GTCCCTAGGACAGGCTTCACCCTGTATAGGTGCATTCGCATCAGGAAAAGCTGCAGCTTTCAAAATGTTTGAAACCATCAATAGAAATCCAGAAATAGATGCATATGATACAAGGGGAAAGAAATTTGATGATATTCGTGGAGATGTGGAATTGAGAGATGTCTTTTTTAGTTATCCAGCTAGAAAAAATGAGCAGATCTTTAGTGGATTCTCTCTTTTCATTCCTAATGGCACTACAGCGGCTTTGGTTGGacagagtggaagtgggaagtCTACGGTGATCAGTCTGATAGAGAGGTTCTATGATCCACAAGCTGGTGAAGTTCTTATAGATGGAACTAATCTCAAAGAGTTTCAGATAAAGTGGATCAGAGGTAAAATTAGTCTTGTCAGTCAAGAACCTGTATTGTTTGCAGCAACTATTAGGGAAAACATAGCATACGGTAAAGATGGAGCAACTACTAAAGAAATTGAAGCAGCAGTCGAGCTGGCAAATGCTAGAAAATTTATTAATGATCTTCCTCAG GGACTAGACACCATGGTTGGTGAGCATGGAACTCAGCTTTCCGGTGGGCAAAAGCAAAGAGTTGCTATCGCCAGAGCAATACTAAAGGACCCACGAATTTTACTTCTAGATGAAGCAACAAGTGCACTTGATGCAGAATCTGAGAGAATTGTGCAAGAGGCATTAGACAAGATAATGGCCAATAGAACAACTATCATGGTAGCACATCGCTTAAGCACAGTTAGGAATGCCAATATGATTGCAGTGATTCATAACGGAAAGGTGATTGAAAAAG GATCACATTCTGATCTACTAAAGAATCCCGAAGGAGCATACACTCAGCTTTTACTTTTGCAAGAAGTAAGCAGTGAAGACATAGATGCCCAAGATACATCAGACATTACTTTTTCCGGTAGACAACTGAGTCAACGAATGTCATTCCACCGTTCTTTAAGTCAAGGATCATCTACTGTAGGGAATAGCAGCCGACGTTCTTTATCCCTCTCATTCCGTTTACCAACAGGACTTGGTGTATCCGAGATTGAAATTGGAGAGCCTGCGGCTCCTATCAAAGAAAAATCTGAGAAGTCCCAAAAGGTCCCACTTCGCAGGCTTGCTTACCTCAATAAGCCTGAGATACCAGTGTTGATGCTAGGATCCATATTTGCTATCGTTGGTGGTACAATACTGCCAATATTTGGCATTTTAATTTCTGGCATGATCAAAACATTCTATGAGCCACCACATGAGATGAGGAAGGATTCAAAGCTTTGGTCACTAGTGTTTGTTGGCCTCGGACTAGCAACAGTCTTAGTATTTCCAGGAAGGTCATACTTTTTTGCGGTGGCTGGGTCTAAATTAGTAAGAAGGATCAGATCTATGTGCTTTGAGAAAGTGGTAAGGATGGAGGTAGGCTGGTTTGATGAACATGAAAATTCAAGTGGAGCTATCAGTGCTAGGCTTTATGCAGATGCAGCCACAGTGAGTGCTTTAGTTGGAGACACGCTTGCGCAAATTGTTCAAGATGCAGCAACTGCAGTTACTGGTCTGGTCATCGCTTTTACAGCATGTTGGCAGTTGGCACTAATTTTCTTTGCATTGTTACCCTTCGTCGGAGTTAATGAATATGTTCAAGTCAAATTTAGGAAAGGTTTTGGTGCAGATTCAAAG CTGATGTATGAGGAAGCAAGTCAAGTTGCGAATGATGCAGTTGGGAGTATAAGAACTGTTGCTTCTTTCTGTGCTGAAGAGAAAGTGATGGCACTCTACAAAAGGAAATGCGAAGCTCCTCTTGGGGCAGGGATAAGGCAAGGTTTAATTACCGGGTGTGGAGTTGGGATATCCTTCACCTCTCTATTTTGTGTCCATGCAACTACTTTTTACGCTGGAGCCCGGCTTGTTCAGGATGGGAAAACAACATTTACAAATGTTTTTCGG GTTTTCTTTGTACTGACCATGGCAGCTACTGGAATTTCTCAGTCGGGTTCTTTTGCAACAGATAAAAGCAAAGCCAGTACTGCTACAACTTCTATATTCTCAATCTTAGACAGAAAATCAAAGATAGACCCATGTGACGAGTCTGGGATGATACTTGACAATGTTAAGGGAAACATTGAGCTCCGAAATATTGATTTCAGTTATCCAACAAGGCCAGACGTTCAAATTTTCCAAGACCTCAACTTAAAAATCCATAGTGGCAAG ACTATTGCCCTGGTTGGAGAAAGTGGAAGCGGAAAATCAACTGTAATCTCATTGCTGCAAAGATTTTATGAGCCGAATTCAGGTTATATTCTACTTGACGGGATTGAGATACAAAAGTTCCAAGTGAAGTGGCTAAGGCAACAAATGGGACTTGTAAGTCAAGAACCAGCATTATTTAATGAGACAATTCGAGCTAACATTGCTTATGGAAAGGAAGGAGGTGCAACTGAAGCAGAAATAATGAACGCGTCCATGTTGGCTAATGCCCACAATTTCATTTGTGGGTTACAACAG GGTTATGATACTGTAGTAGGGGAGAGAGGGATACAGCTATCTGGTGGACAAAAGCAGCGTGTGGCCATTGCACGTGCCATAATAAAAAATCCCAAGATACTGCTTCTAGACGAGGCCACTAGTGCTCTAGATGCTGAATCCGAGAGAGTTGTTCAAAATGCATTAGACAGTGTGATGGTGCATCGGACGACAGTAGTGGTGGCACATAGGTTGTCTACTATCAGAGGTGCGGATATGATTGCTGTGGTGAAAAATGGAGTCATTGTAGAGAAAGGAAAGCATGAGAGCTTGATGAACATCAAAGATGGTGTCTATGCATCATTAGTTGCACTTCAGACCAACACTTCATCTTAG
- the LOC141708035 gene encoding ABC transporter B family member 21-like isoform X2, protein MILGTIGAVGHGLCNPLMTILVGQMTDAFGQNLFSNNVVHEVSKVSLKYVYLGLGAGVGVFFQMACWIVTGERQAARIRSLYLKNILRQDVTFFDVETNTGEVIARMSGDTILIQDAMGEKVGRCVQLFTTFIAGFVIAFSKGWLLTLVMLSAIPLLILGAGIMTLFISKIAVREQTAYAKAATVVEQTIGSIRTVASFTGERRALVSFSNSLADVYKLRVKEGLITGIGFGVVISILFYNYALAVWFGAKMILEKGYTGGDVFNVILGVLFGSTSLGQASPCIGAFASGKAAAFKMFETINRNPEIDAYDTRGKKFDDIRGDVELRDVFFSYPARKNEQIFSGFSLFIPNGTTAALVGQSGSGKSTVISLIERFYDPQAGEVLIDGTNLKEFQIKWIRGKISLVSQEPVLFAATIRENIAYGKDGATTKEIEAAVELANARKFINDLPQGLDTMVGEHGTQLSGGQKQRVAIARAILKDPRILLLDEATSALDAESERIVQEALDKIMANRTTIMVAHRLSTVRNANMIAVIHNGKVIEKGSHSDLLKNPEGAYTQLLLLQEVSSEDIDAQDTSDITFSGRQLSQRMSFHRSLSQGSSTVGNSSRRSLSLSFRLPTGLGVSEIEIGEPAAPIKEKSEKSQKVPLRRLAYLNKPEIPVLMLGSIFAIVGGTILPIFGILISGMIKTFYEPPHEMRKDSKLWSLVFVGLGLATVLVFPGRSYFFAVAGSKLVRRIRSMCFEKVVRMEVGWFDEHENSSGAISARLYADAATVSALVGDTLAQIVQDAATAVTGLVIAFTACWQLALIFFALLPFVGVNEYVQVKFRKGFGADSKLMYEEASQVANDAVGSIRTVASFCAEEKVMALYKRKCEAPLGAGIRQGLITGCGVGISFTSLFCVHATTFYAGARLVQDGKTTFTNVFRVFFVLTMAATGISQSGSFATDKSKASTATTSIFSILDRKSKIDPCDESGMILDNVKGNIELRNIDFSYPTRPDVQIFQDLNLKIHSGKTIALVGESGSGKSTVISLLQRFYEPNSGYILLDGIEIQKFQVKWLRQQMGLVSQEPALFNETIRANIAYGKEGGATEAEIMNASMLANAHNFICGLQQGYDTVVGERGIQLSGGQKQRVAIARAIIKNPKILLLDEATSALDAESERVVQNALDSVMVHRTTVVVAHRLSTIRGADMIAVVKNGVIVEKGKHESLMNIKDGVYASLVALQTNTSS, encoded by the exons ATGATTCTTGGTACAATCGGTGCTGTTGGCCATGGCTTATGTAATCCTCTCATGACTATTCTTGTAGGACAAATGACTGATGCTTTCGGTCAAAATCTGTTTAGCAACAATGTGGTCCATGAAGTTTCCAAG GTGTCGCTGAAATATGTGTATCTCGGATTAGGAGCAGGCGTGGGAGTATTCTTCC AGATGGCTTGCTGGATTGTCACAGGAGAGAGACAGGCTGCAAGGATAAGGAGCCTCTATCTCAAAAATATTCTGAGACAAGATGTCACTTTCTTTGACGTCGAAACAAATACAGGAGAAGTTATTGCTCGGATGTCTGGTGACACTATTCTCATACAAGATGCTATGGGCGAGAAG GTTGGTAGATGTGTACAATTGTTCACGACATTCATCGCAGGCTTTGTCATAGCTTTCAGTAAAGGATGGCTTCTCACACTTGTCATGTTGTCTGCTATTCCTCTCCTTATATTAGGTGCTGGAATTATGACACTTTTCATTTCTAAGATAGCTGTACGTGAACAAACCGCTTATGCAAAAGCAGCAACCGTAGTTGAACAGACAATTGGTTCAATTCGAACA GTTGCATCATTCACCGGAGAAAGACGAGCACTGGTCAGTTTCAGCAACTCTCTTGCAGATGTATATAAACTACGTGTAAAAGAAGGCTTGATTACCGGAATAGGTTTTGGTGTAGTCATCTCTATTTTATTCTACAATTACGCCTTAGCTGTATGGTTTGGTGCAAAAATGATACTGGAAAAAGGATACACGGGTGGCGACGTATTTAATGTTATTCTTGGTGTGCTGTTTGGCTCCAC GTCCCTAGGACAGGCTTCACCCTGTATAGGTGCATTCGCATCAGGAAAAGCTGCAGCTTTCAAAATGTTTGAAACCATCAATAGAAATCCAGAAATAGATGCATATGATACAAGGGGAAAGAAATTTGATGATATTCGTGGAGATGTGGAATTGAGAGATGTCTTTTTTAGTTATCCAGCTAGAAAAAATGAGCAGATCTTTAGTGGATTCTCTCTTTTCATTCCTAATGGCACTACAGCGGCTTTGGTTGGacagagtggaagtgggaagtCTACGGTGATCAGTCTGATAGAGAGGTTCTATGATCCACAAGCTGGTGAAGTTCTTATAGATGGAACTAATCTCAAAGAGTTTCAGATAAAGTGGATCAGAGGTAAAATTAGTCTTGTCAGTCAAGAACCTGTATTGTTTGCAGCAACTATTAGGGAAAACATAGCATACGGTAAAGATGGAGCAACTACTAAAGAAATTGAAGCAGCAGTCGAGCTGGCAAATGCTAGAAAATTTATTAATGATCTTCCTCAG GGACTAGACACCATGGTTGGTGAGCATGGAACTCAGCTTTCCGGTGGGCAAAAGCAAAGAGTTGCTATCGCCAGAGCAATACTAAAGGACCCACGAATTTTACTTCTAGATGAAGCAACAAGTGCACTTGATGCAGAATCTGAGAGAATTGTGCAAGAGGCATTAGACAAGATAATGGCCAATAGAACAACTATCATGGTAGCACATCGCTTAAGCACAGTTAGGAATGCCAATATGATTGCAGTGATTCATAACGGAAAGGTGATTGAAAAAG GATCACATTCTGATCTACTAAAGAATCCCGAAGGAGCATACACTCAGCTTTTACTTTTGCAAGAAGTAAGCAGTGAAGACATAGATGCCCAAGATACATCAGACATTACTTTTTCCGGTAGACAACTGAGTCAACGAATGTCATTCCACCGTTCTTTAAGTCAAGGATCATCTACTGTAGGGAATAGCAGCCGACGTTCTTTATCCCTCTCATTCCGTTTACCAACAGGACTTGGTGTATCCGAGATTGAAATTGGAGAGCCTGCGGCTCCTATCAAAGAAAAATCTGAGAAGTCCCAAAAGGTCCCACTTCGCAGGCTTGCTTACCTCAATAAGCCTGAGATACCAGTGTTGATGCTAGGATCCATATTTGCTATCGTTGGTGGTACAATACTGCCAATATTTGGCATTTTAATTTCTGGCATGATCAAAACATTCTATGAGCCACCACATGAGATGAGGAAGGATTCAAAGCTTTGGTCACTAGTGTTTGTTGGCCTCGGACTAGCAACAGTCTTAGTATTTCCAGGAAGGTCATACTTTTTTGCGGTGGCTGGGTCTAAATTAGTAAGAAGGATCAGATCTATGTGCTTTGAGAAAGTGGTAAGGATGGAGGTAGGCTGGTTTGATGAACATGAAAATTCAAGTGGAGCTATCAGTGCTAGGCTTTATGCAGATGCAGCCACAGTGAGTGCTTTAGTTGGAGACACGCTTGCGCAAATTGTTCAAGATGCAGCAACTGCAGTTACTGGTCTGGTCATCGCTTTTACAGCATGTTGGCAGTTGGCACTAATTTTCTTTGCATTGTTACCCTTCGTCGGAGTTAATGAATATGTTCAAGTCAAATTTAGGAAAGGTTTTGGTGCAGATTCAAAG CTGATGTATGAGGAAGCAAGTCAAGTTGCGAATGATGCAGTTGGGAGTATAAGAACTGTTGCTTCTTTCTGTGCTGAAGAGAAAGTGATGGCACTCTACAAAAGGAAATGCGAAGCTCCTCTTGGGGCAGGGATAAGGCAAGGTTTAATTACCGGGTGTGGAGTTGGGATATCCTTCACCTCTCTATTTTGTGTCCATGCAACTACTTTTTACGCTGGAGCCCGGCTTGTTCAGGATGGGAAAACAACATTTACAAATGTTTTTCGG GTTTTCTTTGTACTGACCATGGCAGCTACTGGAATTTCTCAGTCGGGTTCTTTTGCAACAGATAAAAGCAAAGCCAGTACTGCTACAACTTCTATATTCTCAATCTTAGACAGAAAATCAAAGATAGACCCATGTGACGAGTCTGGGATGATACTTGACAATGTTAAGGGAAACATTGAGCTCCGAAATATTGATTTCAGTTATCCAACAAGGCCAGACGTTCAAATTTTCCAAGACCTCAACTTAAAAATCCATAGTGGCAAG ACTATTGCCCTGGTTGGAGAAAGTGGAAGCGGAAAATCAACTGTAATCTCATTGCTGCAAAGATTTTATGAGCCGAATTCAGGTTATATTCTACTTGACGGGATTGAGATACAAAAGTTCCAAGTGAAGTGGCTAAGGCAACAAATGGGACTTGTAAGTCAAGAACCAGCATTATTTAATGAGACAATTCGAGCTAACATTGCTTATGGAAAGGAAGGAGGTGCAACTGAAGCAGAAATAATGAACGCGTCCATGTTGGCTAATGCCCACAATTTCATTTGTGGGTTACAACAG GGTTATGATACTGTAGTAGGGGAGAGAGGGATACAGCTATCTGGTGGACAAAAGCAGCGTGTGGCCATTGCACGTGCCATAATAAAAAATCCCAAGATACTGCTTCTAGACGAGGCCACTAGTGCTCTAGATGCTGAATCCGAGAGAGTTGTTCAAAATGCATTAGACAGTGTGATGGTGCATCGGACGACAGTAGTGGTGGCACATAGGTTGTCTACTATCAGAGGTGCGGATATGATTGCTGTGGTGAAAAATGGAGTCATTGTAGAGAAAGGAAAGCATGAGAGCTTGATGAACATCAAAGATGGTGTCTATGCATCATTAGTTGCACTTCAGACCAACACTTCATCTTAG
- the LOC141708035 gene encoding ABC transporter B family member 21-like isoform X3: MNAINVNLGCSGQMTDAFGQNLFSNNVVHEVSKVSLKYVYLGLGAGVGVFFQMACWIVTGERQAARIRSLYLKNILRQDVTFFDVETNTGEVIARMSGDTILIQDAMGEKVGRCVQLFTTFIAGFVIAFSKGWLLTLVMLSAIPLLILGAGIMTLFISKIAVREQTAYAKAATVVEQTIGSIRTVASFTGERRALVSFSNSLADVYKLRVKEGLITGIGFGVVISILFYNYALAVWFGAKMILEKGYTGGDVFNVILGVLFGSTSLGQASPCIGAFASGKAAAFKMFETINRNPEIDAYDTRGKKFDDIRGDVELRDVFFSYPARKNEQIFSGFSLFIPNGTTAALVGQSGSGKSTVISLIERFYDPQAGEVLIDGTNLKEFQIKWIRGKISLVSQEPVLFAATIRENIAYGKDGATTKEIEAAVELANARKFINDLPQGLDTMVGEHGTQLSGGQKQRVAIARAILKDPRILLLDEATSALDAESERIVQEALDKIMANRTTIMVAHRLSTVRNANMIAVIHNGKVIEKGSHSDLLKNPEGAYTQLLLLQEVSSEDIDAQDTSDITFSGRQLSQRMSFHRSLSQGSSTVGNSSRRSLSLSFRLPTGLGVSEIEIGEPAAPIKEKSEKSQKVPLRRLAYLNKPEIPVLMLGSIFAIVGGTILPIFGILISGMIKTFYEPPHEMRKDSKLWSLVFVGLGLATVLVFPGRSYFFAVAGSKLVRRIRSMCFEKVVRMEVGWFDEHENSSGAISARLYADAATVSALVGDTLAQIVQDAATAVTGLVIAFTACWQLALIFFALLPFVGVNEYVQVKFRKGFGADSKLMYEEASQVANDAVGSIRTVASFCAEEKVMALYKRKCEAPLGAGIRQGLITGCGVGISFTSLFCVHATTFYAGARLVQDGKTTFTNVFRVFFVLTMAATGISQSGSFATDKSKASTATTSIFSILDRKSKIDPCDESGMILDNVKGNIELRNIDFSYPTRPDVQIFQDLNLKIHSGKTIALVGESGSGKSTVISLLQRFYEPNSGYILLDGIEIQKFQVKWLRQQMGLVSQEPALFNETIRANIAYGKEGGATEAEIMNASMLANAHNFICGLQQGYDTVVGERGIQLSGGQKQRVAIARAIIKNPKILLLDEATSALDAESERVVQNALDSVMVHRTTVVVAHRLSTIRGADMIAVVKNGVIVEKGKHESLMNIKDGVYASLVALQTNTSS, encoded by the exons ATGAATGCCATAAATGTTAATTTGGGATGTTCTG GACAAATGACTGATGCTTTCGGTCAAAATCTGTTTAGCAACAATGTGGTCCATGAAGTTTCCAAG GTGTCGCTGAAATATGTGTATCTCGGATTAGGAGCAGGCGTGGGAGTATTCTTCC AGATGGCTTGCTGGATTGTCACAGGAGAGAGACAGGCTGCAAGGATAAGGAGCCTCTATCTCAAAAATATTCTGAGACAAGATGTCACTTTCTTTGACGTCGAAACAAATACAGGAGAAGTTATTGCTCGGATGTCTGGTGACACTATTCTCATACAAGATGCTATGGGCGAGAAG GTTGGTAGATGTGTACAATTGTTCACGACATTCATCGCAGGCTTTGTCATAGCTTTCAGTAAAGGATGGCTTCTCACACTTGTCATGTTGTCTGCTATTCCTCTCCTTATATTAGGTGCTGGAATTATGACACTTTTCATTTCTAAGATAGCTGTACGTGAACAAACCGCTTATGCAAAAGCAGCAACCGTAGTTGAACAGACAATTGGTTCAATTCGAACA GTTGCATCATTCACCGGAGAAAGACGAGCACTGGTCAGTTTCAGCAACTCTCTTGCAGATGTATATAAACTACGTGTAAAAGAAGGCTTGATTACCGGAATAGGTTTTGGTGTAGTCATCTCTATTTTATTCTACAATTACGCCTTAGCTGTATGGTTTGGTGCAAAAATGATACTGGAAAAAGGATACACGGGTGGCGACGTATTTAATGTTATTCTTGGTGTGCTGTTTGGCTCCAC GTCCCTAGGACAGGCTTCACCCTGTATAGGTGCATTCGCATCAGGAAAAGCTGCAGCTTTCAAAATGTTTGAAACCATCAATAGAAATCCAGAAATAGATGCATATGATACAAGGGGAAAGAAATTTGATGATATTCGTGGAGATGTGGAATTGAGAGATGTCTTTTTTAGTTATCCAGCTAGAAAAAATGAGCAGATCTTTAGTGGATTCTCTCTTTTCATTCCTAATGGCACTACAGCGGCTTTGGTTGGacagagtggaagtgggaagtCTACGGTGATCAGTCTGATAGAGAGGTTCTATGATCCACAAGCTGGTGAAGTTCTTATAGATGGAACTAATCTCAAAGAGTTTCAGATAAAGTGGATCAGAGGTAAAATTAGTCTTGTCAGTCAAGAACCTGTATTGTTTGCAGCAACTATTAGGGAAAACATAGCATACGGTAAAGATGGAGCAACTACTAAAGAAATTGAAGCAGCAGTCGAGCTGGCAAATGCTAGAAAATTTATTAATGATCTTCCTCAG GGACTAGACACCATGGTTGGTGAGCATGGAACTCAGCTTTCCGGTGGGCAAAAGCAAAGAGTTGCTATCGCCAGAGCAATACTAAAGGACCCACGAATTTTACTTCTAGATGAAGCAACAAGTGCACTTGATGCAGAATCTGAGAGAATTGTGCAAGAGGCATTAGACAAGATAATGGCCAATAGAACAACTATCATGGTAGCACATCGCTTAAGCACAGTTAGGAATGCCAATATGATTGCAGTGATTCATAACGGAAAGGTGATTGAAAAAG GATCACATTCTGATCTACTAAAGAATCCCGAAGGAGCATACACTCAGCTTTTACTTTTGCAAGAAGTAAGCAGTGAAGACATAGATGCCCAAGATACATCAGACATTACTTTTTCCGGTAGACAACTGAGTCAACGAATGTCATTCCACCGTTCTTTAAGTCAAGGATCATCTACTGTAGGGAATAGCAGCCGACGTTCTTTATCCCTCTCATTCCGTTTACCAACAGGACTTGGTGTATCCGAGATTGAAATTGGAGAGCCTGCGGCTCCTATCAAAGAAAAATCTGAGAAGTCCCAAAAGGTCCCACTTCGCAGGCTTGCTTACCTCAATAAGCCTGAGATACCAGTGTTGATGCTAGGATCCATATTTGCTATCGTTGGTGGTACAATACTGCCAATATTTGGCATTTTAATTTCTGGCATGATCAAAACATTCTATGAGCCACCACATGAGATGAGGAAGGATTCAAAGCTTTGGTCACTAGTGTTTGTTGGCCTCGGACTAGCAACAGTCTTAGTATTTCCAGGAAGGTCATACTTTTTTGCGGTGGCTGGGTCTAAATTAGTAAGAAGGATCAGATCTATGTGCTTTGAGAAAGTGGTAAGGATGGAGGTAGGCTGGTTTGATGAACATGAAAATTCAAGTGGAGCTATCAGTGCTAGGCTTTATGCAGATGCAGCCACAGTGAGTGCTTTAGTTGGAGACACGCTTGCGCAAATTGTTCAAGATGCAGCAACTGCAGTTACTGGTCTGGTCATCGCTTTTACAGCATGTTGGCAGTTGGCACTAATTTTCTTTGCATTGTTACCCTTCGTCGGAGTTAATGAATATGTTCAAGTCAAATTTAGGAAAGGTTTTGGTGCAGATTCAAAG CTGATGTATGAGGAAGCAAGTCAAGTTGCGAATGATGCAGTTGGGAGTATAAGAACTGTTGCTTCTTTCTGTGCTGAAGAGAAAGTGATGGCACTCTACAAAAGGAAATGCGAAGCTCCTCTTGGGGCAGGGATAAGGCAAGGTTTAATTACCGGGTGTGGAGTTGGGATATCCTTCACCTCTCTATTTTGTGTCCATGCAACTACTTTTTACGCTGGAGCCCGGCTTGTTCAGGATGGGAAAACAACATTTACAAATGTTTTTCGG GTTTTCTTTGTACTGACCATGGCAGCTACTGGAATTTCTCAGTCGGGTTCTTTTGCAACAGATAAAAGCAAAGCCAGTACTGCTACAACTTCTATATTCTCAATCTTAGACAGAAAATCAAAGATAGACCCATGTGACGAGTCTGGGATGATACTTGACAATGTTAAGGGAAACATTGAGCTCCGAAATATTGATTTCAGTTATCCAACAAGGCCAGACGTTCAAATTTTCCAAGACCTCAACTTAAAAATCCATAGTGGCAAG ACTATTGCCCTGGTTGGAGAAAGTGGAAGCGGAAAATCAACTGTAATCTCATTGCTGCAAAGATTTTATGAGCCGAATTCAGGTTATATTCTACTTGACGGGATTGAGATACAAAAGTTCCAAGTGAAGTGGCTAAGGCAACAAATGGGACTTGTAAGTCAAGAACCAGCATTATTTAATGAGACAATTCGAGCTAACATTGCTTATGGAAAGGAAGGAGGTGCAACTGAAGCAGAAATAATGAACGCGTCCATGTTGGCTAATGCCCACAATTTCATTTGTGGGTTACAACAG GGTTATGATACTGTAGTAGGGGAGAGAGGGATACAGCTATCTGGTGGACAAAAGCAGCGTGTGGCCATTGCACGTGCCATAATAAAAAATCCCAAGATACTGCTTCTAGACGAGGCCACTAGTGCTCTAGATGCTGAATCCGAGAGAGTTGTTCAAAATGCATTAGACAGTGTGATGGTGCATCGGACGACAGTAGTGGTGGCACATAGGTTGTCTACTATCAGAGGTGCGGATATGATTGCTGTGGTGAAAAATGGAGTCATTGTAGAGAAAGGAAAGCATGAGAGCTTGATGAACATCAAAGATGGTGTCTATGCATCATTAGTTGCACTTCAGACCAACACTTCATCTTAG